The following are encoded together in the Thermus filiformis genome:
- the nuoI gene encoding NADH-quinone oxidoreductase subunit NuoI, translating to MSLKALAQSLGITLKYLFSKPVTVPYPDAPVALKPRFHGRHVLTRHPNGLEKCIGCSLCAAACPAYAIYVEPAENDPENPVSAGERYAKVYEINMLRCIFCGLCEEACPTGAIVLGYDFEMADYRYSDLVYGKEDMLVDVVGTKPQRREAKITGKAVKPGYVVPYVRPELEGFRAPTEGGKR from the coding sequence ATGAGCCTGAAGGCCCTGGCGCAAAGCCTGGGGATCACCCTGAAGTACCTGTTCTCCAAGCCGGTGACCGTCCCCTACCCGGACGCCCCCGTGGCCCTGAAGCCCCGCTTCCACGGGCGGCACGTCCTCACCCGGCATCCCAACGGCCTGGAGAAGTGCATCGGCTGTTCCCTCTGCGCCGCCGCCTGCCCGGCCTACGCCATCTACGTGGAGCCGGCGGAGAACGACCCGGAAAACCCGGTCTCGGCCGGGGAGCGGTACGCCAAGGTCTACGAGATCAACATGCTCCGGTGCATCTTCTGCGGCCTCTGCGAGGAGGCCTGCCCCACCGGGGCCATCGTCTTGGGCTACGACTTTGAGATGGCCGACTACCGCTACTCCGACCTGGTCTACGGCAAGGAGGACATGCTGGTGGACGTGGTGGGCACCAAGCCCCAGCGCCGGGAGGCCAAGATCACCGGGAAGGCGGTGAAGCCCGGCTACGTGGTCCCCTACGTGCGGCCCGAGCTCGAGGGCTTCCGGGCCCCCACGGAAGGAGGGAAGCGATGA
- the nuoH gene encoding NADH-quinone oxidoreductase subunit NuoH, with translation MVAVKALLVIIGLLTAFAYMTLVERRLLARFQIRMGPNRVGPLGLLQPLADAIKSIFKEDLVVEKADKVLFVLAPLISITFALLAFGAIPFGPPGAFFGYQPWVLNLDLGLLYLFAVSEMAVYGIFLAGWASGSKYSLLGSLRSSASLISYELGLGIALLSPVLLVGSLNLNEIVRWQQENGWLVLYAFPAFVLYLIASMAEAARTPFDLPEAEQELVGGYHTEYSSIKWALFQMAEYVHLITASALIPTLFLGGWTMPFLNVPYLWMFVKMALFLFVFIWIRATWFRLRYDQLLRFGWGFLFPVALVWFLATALVVALGLDRAVLQYLSLFALALVLGALFYSPAPRAGRKGGKA, from the coding sequence ATGGTGGCGGTGAAGGCCCTTTTGGTCATCATCGGCCTCCTCACCGCCTTCGCCTACATGACCCTGGTGGAGCGGCGGCTTCTGGCCCGGTTCCAGATCCGCATGGGCCCGAACCGGGTGGGGCCCCTCGGCCTTCTCCAGCCCCTCGCCGACGCCATCAAGAGCATCTTCAAGGAGGATCTGGTGGTGGAGAAGGCGGACAAGGTCCTCTTCGTCCTGGCCCCCCTGATCTCCATCACCTTCGCCCTTTTGGCCTTCGGGGCCATCCCCTTTGGCCCTCCGGGGGCCTTCTTCGGCTACCAGCCCTGGGTGCTCAACCTGGACCTCGGCCTCCTCTACCTCTTCGCGGTGAGCGAGATGGCCGTCTACGGGATCTTCCTGGCGGGCTGGGCCTCGGGGAGCAAGTACAGCCTCCTGGGCTCCTTGCGCTCCTCCGCCAGCCTGATCAGCTACGAGCTGGGGCTGGGCATCGCCCTCCTCTCCCCCGTGCTCCTGGTGGGCTCCTTGAACCTGAACGAGATCGTCCGCTGGCAACAGGAGAACGGCTGGCTCGTTCTCTACGCCTTCCCCGCCTTCGTGCTCTACCTGATCGCCTCCATGGCCGAGGCCGCCCGCACCCCCTTTGACCTGCCCGAGGCGGAGCAGGAGCTGGTGGGCGGGTACCACACGGAGTACAGCTCCATCAAGTGGGCCCTTTTCCAGATGGCGGAGTACGTCCACCTCATCACCGCGAGCGCCCTCATCCCCACCCTCTTCCTCGGGGGCTGGACCATGCCCTTCCTCAACGTCCCCTACCTCTGGATGTTCGTGAAGATGGCCCTCTTCCTCTTCGTCTTCATCTGGATCCGGGCCACCTGGTTCCGTCTCCGCTACGACCAACTCCTCCGCTTCGGCTGGGGCTTCCTCTTCCCGGTGGCCCTGGTCTGGTTCCTGGCCACCGCGCTGGTGGTGGCCCTGGGCCTGGACCGGGCGGTGCTCCAGTACCTCTCCCTGTTCGCCTTGGCCCTGGTCCTGGGGGCCCTCTTCTACAGCCCCGCCCCCAGGGCCGGGAGGAAAGGAGGTAAGGCATGA
- the nuoK gene encoding NADH-quinone oxidoreductase subunit NuoK, with protein sequence MSYLLMSSLLFALGVYGVLTRRSAILVFLSIELMLNAANLALVTFARGFGLEGQVAALLVIAVAAAEVAVGLGLIVAVFRHRESTSVDDLSELRG encoded by the coding sequence GTGAGCTACCTCCTGATGAGCAGCCTCCTCTTCGCCCTGGGGGTCTACGGGGTCCTGACGCGCCGGAGCGCCATTTTGGTCTTCCTCTCCATAGAGCTGATGCTGAACGCGGCCAACCTGGCCCTGGTCACCTTCGCCCGGGGCTTCGGCCTCGAGGGCCAGGTGGCGGCCCTTCTGGTCATCGCGGTGGCCGCCGCCGAGGTGGCGGTGGGCCTGGGGCTGATCGTGGCCGTCTTCCGCCACCGGGAGAGCACCTCGGTGGACGACCTCTCAGAGCTTAGGGGGTGA
- the nuoG gene encoding NADH-quinone oxidoreductase subunit NuoG: MVKVKVNDRVVEVPPGTSVMDAVFHAGYDVPLFCSEKHLSPVGACRMCLVRIGLPRKGPDGEYLKDEKGEVQIFWQPKLAASCVTPVAEGMVVDTQSDLVRQAQAGMVEFTLLNHPLDCPTCDKGGACELQDRTVEYGLYEKYYQKGPLELPVYTRFEFTRRHEDKHHPLSEFVILDRERCIHCKRCVRYFEEIPGDEVLDFIERGGHTFIGTMDFGLPSGFSGNITDICPVGALLDLTARFRARNWEYEETGSVCTLCSVGCGITVDTRSGRLERIRAREVREVNEIWLCDAGRFGHEWADQNRLTRPLVRKGGALVEASWEEALLAIREGLKGVDPRRVGIYLDGGASLEEGLMAAELAKALGTPHLDFQGRTAAPASLFPAATFEDLLQADFALILGDPTEEAPLVHLRLSEFTRGLTPPPVLNHGTPFADLRIQERMPRKKEKLALFAPFPAALGKWAGIYEVLEPGSERDLLAALLGEKEGSEAVRQAREAWEKAGRPVLILGANVLQDTVAAERARLFAERKGAKVLAMTPAANARGLEALGVLPGAGGAAWDEAGAEAAYYGYLPPEAALKGKRFVLLHLTHLHPLAEKYAHVVLPAETPYERKGHVVNLEGRILRLAPAPIDNGEADDAVAALALLAEALGVRPPFRLMAQAEKALPFKGGFVGQRIKTLFPKEMEGGLYLRPFMWKEQQLVGRAAQIRPVLSVHPERARKEGLVEGSEVEVETPFGRVRARVEHQEEASPRFLYLTALGPYAGRRVEARILVPTGGEA; the protein is encoded by the coding sequence ATGGTCAAGGTCAAGGTGAACGACCGCGTGGTGGAGGTACCCCCGGGGACCAGCGTCATGGACGCGGTCTTCCACGCGGGGTACGACGTGCCCCTTTTCTGCTCGGAAAAGCACCTCTCCCCCGTGGGGGCCTGCCGGATGTGCCTGGTCCGGATCGGCCTGCCCCGGAAGGGACCGGACGGGGAGTACCTGAAGGACGAGAAGGGCGAGGTCCAGATCTTCTGGCAGCCCAAGCTGGCGGCGAGCTGCGTGACCCCGGTGGCGGAGGGAATGGTGGTGGACACCCAGAGCGACCTGGTCCGCCAGGCCCAGGCGGGGATGGTGGAGTTCACCCTCCTGAACCACCCCCTGGACTGCCCCACCTGCGACAAGGGCGGGGCCTGCGAGCTCCAGGACCGCACCGTGGAGTACGGCCTCTACGAGAAGTACTACCAGAAGGGCCCCCTGGAGCTTCCCGTCTACACCCGGTTTGAGTTCACCCGCCGCCACGAGGACAAGCACCACCCCCTCTCGGAGTTCGTCATCCTGGACCGGGAGCGGTGCATCCACTGCAAGCGCTGCGTGCGCTACTTTGAGGAGATCCCCGGGGACGAGGTGCTGGACTTCATCGAGCGGGGGGGCCACACCTTCATCGGCACCATGGACTTTGGCCTGCCCTCGGGGTTTTCCGGGAACATTACCGACATCTGCCCGGTGGGGGCGCTTCTGGACCTCACCGCCCGCTTCCGGGCCCGGAACTGGGAGTACGAGGAAACGGGGAGCGTCTGCACCCTCTGCTCCGTGGGCTGCGGGATCACCGTGGACACCCGGAGCGGCCGCCTCGAGCGCATCCGGGCCCGGGAGGTGCGGGAGGTCAACGAGATCTGGCTCTGCGACGCGGGCCGCTTCGGGCACGAGTGGGCGGACCAGAACCGGCTCACCCGGCCCCTGGTGCGCAAGGGTGGGGCCCTGGTGGAGGCCAGCTGGGAGGAGGCCCTTCTGGCCATCCGGGAAGGGCTGAAGGGGGTGGACCCCCGGCGGGTGGGGATTTACCTGGACGGGGGGGCCAGCCTGGAGGAGGGGCTGATGGCCGCCGAGCTGGCCAAGGCCCTCGGCACCCCGCACCTGGACTTCCAGGGCCGCACCGCCGCCCCCGCGAGCCTCTTCCCAGCGGCCACCTTTGAGGACCTCCTCCAGGCCGACTTCGCCCTGATCCTGGGCGACCCCACGGAGGAGGCCCCCCTGGTCCACCTGCGCCTCTCCGAGTTCACCCGCGGCCTCACCCCGCCCCCTGTGCTGAACCACGGCACCCCCTTCGCCGACCTGCGCATCCAGGAACGGATGCCCCGGAAGAAGGAGAAGCTGGCCCTCTTTGCCCCCTTCCCCGCCGCCCTCGGGAAGTGGGCGGGGATCTACGAGGTGCTCGAGCCCGGAAGCGAGCGGGACCTCCTGGCCGCCCTCCTCGGGGAGAAGGAGGGGAGCGAGGCGGTCAGGCAGGCCCGGGAGGCCTGGGAAAAGGCGGGCCGGCCGGTCCTCATCCTGGGGGCGAACGTACTGCAGGACACGGTGGCGGCGGAACGGGCCCGGCTTTTCGCCGAGCGGAAGGGGGCCAAGGTCCTGGCCATGACCCCGGCGGCCAACGCCCGGGGCCTCGAGGCCCTGGGGGTCCTGCCGGGCGCGGGCGGGGCGGCCTGGGACGAGGCCGGGGCGGAGGCGGCCTACTACGGCTACCTCCCGCCCGAGGCCGCCCTCAAGGGCAAGCGGTTCGTCCTCCTCCACCTCACCCACCTCCACCCCCTGGCGGAGAAGTACGCCCACGTGGTCCTGCCCGCGGAGACTCCCTACGAGCGGAAGGGGCACGTGGTGAACCTGGAAGGGCGCATCCTGCGCCTCGCTCCCGCCCCCATAGACAACGGGGAGGCGGACGACGCCGTGGCCGCCTTGGCCCTCCTGGCCGAGGCTTTGGGGGTCAGGCCCCCCTTCCGGCTCATGGCCCAGGCGGAGAAGGCCCTGCCCTTCAAAGGCGGCTTCGTGGGCCAAAGGATCAAGACCCTCTTCCCCAAGGAGATGGAGGGCGGCCTCTACCTCCGCCCCTTCATGTGGAAGGAGCAGCAGCTGGTCGGGCGCGCGGCCCAGATCCGGCCGGTCCTCTCCGTCCACCCCGAGCGGGCCCGCAAGGAGGGCCTGGTGGAGGGGAGCGAGGTGGAGGTGGAAACCCCCTTTGGCCGGGTGAGGGCCCGGGTGGAGCACCAAGAAGAGGCCAGCCCCCGCTTCCTCTACCTCACCGCTTTGGGCCCCTACGCGGGCCGGAGGGTGGAGGCCCGCATCCTGGTCCCCACGGGAGGTGAAGCGTGA
- a CDS encoding NuoB/complex I 20 kDa subunit family protein — protein sequence MALKDLFERDVQELEREGILFTTLEKLVAWGRSNSLWPATFGLACCAIEMMASTDARNDLARFGSEVFRASPRQADVMIVAGRLSKKMAPVMRRVWEQMPDPKWVISMGACASSGGMFNNYAIVQNVDSVVPVDVYVPGCPPRPEALIYAVMQLQKKVRGQAYDEGGRKLPPVAAWKRG from the coding sequence GTGGCACTGAAGGACCTCTTTGAGCGGGACGTCCAGGAGCTAGAAAGGGAGGGGATCCTCTTCACCACCTTGGAGAAGCTGGTGGCCTGGGGAAGGAGCAACTCCCTTTGGCCCGCCACCTTCGGCCTCGCCTGCTGCGCCATTGAGATGATGGCCTCCACGGATGCCCGGAACGACCTGGCCCGCTTCGGGAGCGAGGTCTTCCGGGCGAGCCCCCGCCAGGCGGACGTGATGATCGTGGCCGGGCGGCTCTCCAAGAAGATGGCCCCGGTGATGCGGCGGGTCTGGGAGCAGATGCCCGACCCCAAGTGGGTGATCTCCATGGGGGCCTGCGCCAGCTCCGGGGGGATGTTCAACAACTACGCCATCGTCCAGAACGTGGACAGCGTGGTCCCGGTGGACGTCTACGTCCCCGGCTGCCCTCCGCGCCCCGAGGCCCTCATCTACGCGGTGATGCAGCTCCAGAAGAAGGTGCGCGGCCAGGCCTACGACGAAGGGGGGCGGAAGCTGCCCCCTGTGGCCGCCTGGAAAAGGGGGTAG
- the nuoD gene encoding NADH dehydrogenase (quinone) subunit D — protein sequence MSEKELLEEPRELRTEVMTLNVGPQHPSTHGVLRVVVTLSGEEVLDLVPHIGYLHTGFEKTMENRTYLQNITYTPRMDYLHSFAHDLAYALAVEKLVGAVVPPRAQVIRVILNELSRLASHLVFLGTGLLDLGALTPFFYAFREREAILDLFEWVTGQRFHHNYIRIGGVKEDLPEEFVPELKKLLQVLPKRIDEYEALFAESPIFYERARGVGVIPAEVAIHLGLTGGSLRASGVNYDVRKAYPYAGYETYTFDVPLGEQGDVFDRMLVRIREMRESVRIIQQALERLEPGPVRDPNPQITPPPRPLLETSMEAVIYHFKHYTEGFHPPKGEVYVPTESARGELGYYIVSDGGSMPYRVKVRAPSFVNLQSLPYAAKGEQVADMVAIIASLDPVMGDVDR from the coding sequence ATGAGCGAGAAAGAGCTTTTGGAAGAGCCTCGGGAGCTGCGCACCGAGGTGATGACCCTCAACGTGGGCCCGCAGCACCCTTCCACCCACGGGGTCTTGCGGGTGGTGGTCACCCTCTCCGGGGAGGAGGTTCTGGACCTGGTCCCCCACATCGGCTACCTCCACACGGGGTTTGAGAAGACGATGGAGAACCGGACCTACCTCCAGAACATCACCTACACCCCCCGGATGGACTACCTCCACTCCTTCGCCCACGACCTGGCCTACGCCCTGGCGGTGGAGAAGCTGGTGGGGGCGGTGGTCCCGCCCCGGGCCCAGGTGATCCGGGTGATCCTCAACGAGCTCTCCCGCCTGGCCAGCCACCTGGTCTTCCTGGGCACGGGGCTTCTGGACCTCGGGGCCCTCACCCCCTTCTTCTACGCCTTCCGGGAGCGGGAGGCCATCCTGGACCTGTTTGAGTGGGTCACGGGCCAGCGCTTCCACCACAACTACATCCGCATCGGCGGGGTCAAGGAGGACCTGCCCGAGGAGTTCGTCCCCGAGCTCAAGAAGCTCCTCCAGGTCCTACCCAAGCGCATAGACGAGTACGAGGCCCTCTTCGCGGAAAGCCCCATCTTCTACGAGCGGGCCCGGGGCGTGGGGGTGATCCCGGCCGAGGTGGCCATCCACCTGGGCCTCACGGGAGGGTCCTTGCGGGCGAGCGGGGTGAACTACGACGTGCGCAAGGCCTACCCCTACGCGGGGTACGAGACCTACACCTTTGACGTACCCCTGGGGGAGCAGGGGGACGTGTTTGACCGGATGCTCGTCCGCATCCGGGAGATGCGGGAGAGCGTCCGGATCATCCAGCAGGCCCTGGAGCGCCTGGAACCGGGGCCGGTCCGCGACCCCAACCCCCAGATCACCCCACCCCCCAGGCCCCTCCTGGAGACCTCCATGGAGGCGGTCATCTACCACTTCAAGCACTACACCGAGGGCTTCCACCCGCCCAAGGGCGAGGTCTACGTGCCCACGGAGTCGGCCCGGGGGGAGCTCGGCTACTACATCGTCTCCGATGGCGGCTCCATGCCCTACCGGGTCAAGGTGCGCGCACCCAGCTTCGTGAACCTGCAAAGCCTCCCCTACGCCGCCAAAGGGGAGCAGGTGGCGGACATGGTGGCCATCATCGCCAGCCTGGACCCCGTGATGGGGGACGTGGACCGATAG
- the nuoF gene encoding NADH-quinone oxidoreductase subunit NuoF — translation MTGPIVSGHDPRFERTLYAHVGKEGSWTLDYYLRHGGYETARRVLKEKTPDEVIEEVKRSGLRGRGGAGFPTGLKWSFMPKDGKQHYLICNADESEPGSFKDRYILEDVPHLLIEGMILAGYAIRATVGYIYVRGEYRRAYDRLVAAIREAQARGYLGDDLFGSGFSFRLYVHRGAGAYICGEETALMNSLEGLRANPRLKPPFPAQAGLWGKPTTINNVETLASVVPILERGADWFAQMGTERSKGMKLYQVSGPVKRPGVYELPMGTTFRELIYDWAGGPLEPIQALIPGGSSTPPLPFTDEVLDTPMDYESLQAKGSLLGTGGVILIPERVSMVDAMWNVTRFYAHESCGKCTPCREGVAGFMVNLFAKIGTGQGEEEDVENLENLLDLIEGRSFCPLADAAVWPVRGSLKHFKDQYLALAKEKKPVPRVSLWR, via the coding sequence ATGACGGGACCCATCGTTTCGGGCCACGACCCCCGGTTTGAAAGGACCCTCTACGCCCACGTGGGGAAGGAGGGGAGCTGGACCTTGGACTACTACCTCCGGCACGGGGGGTACGAGACCGCCAGGCGGGTCCTCAAGGAGAAGACCCCGGACGAGGTCATCGAGGAGGTGAAGCGCTCCGGCCTACGGGGCCGGGGCGGGGCGGGCTTCCCCACCGGGCTCAAGTGGAGCTTCATGCCCAAGGACGGGAAGCAGCACTACCTCATCTGCAACGCCGATGAGTCCGAGCCCGGGAGCTTCAAGGACCGCTACATCCTGGAGGACGTCCCCCACCTCCTCATCGAGGGGATGATCCTCGCCGGGTACGCCATCCGGGCCACGGTGGGCTACATCTACGTCCGGGGGGAGTACCGCCGGGCCTACGACCGGCTGGTGGCGGCGATCCGGGAGGCCCAGGCCCGGGGCTACCTGGGGGACGACCTCTTCGGAAGCGGGTTCAGCTTCCGCCTCTACGTCCACCGGGGGGCGGGGGCCTACATCTGCGGGGAGGAAACGGCCCTGATGAACTCCCTCGAGGGCCTCAGGGCCAACCCCCGGCTCAAGCCCCCCTTCCCAGCCCAGGCGGGGCTTTGGGGGAAGCCCACCACCATCAACAACGTGGAGACCCTGGCCTCCGTGGTCCCCATCCTGGAACGGGGGGCGGACTGGTTCGCCCAGATGGGCACGGAGCGGTCCAAGGGGATGAAGCTCTACCAGGTCTCGGGGCCCGTGAAGCGCCCCGGGGTCTACGAGCTCCCCATGGGCACCACCTTCCGCGAGCTCATCTACGACTGGGCGGGAGGGCCCTTAGAGCCCATCCAGGCCCTCATCCCCGGGGGCTCCTCCACCCCGCCCCTCCCCTTCACCGATGAGGTCCTGGACACCCCCATGGACTACGAGAGCCTCCAGGCCAAGGGGTCCCTCCTGGGCACGGGCGGGGTCATCCTCATCCCGGAGCGGGTGAGCATGGTGGACGCCATGTGGAACGTGACCCGGTTCTACGCCCACGAGTCCTGCGGCAAGTGCACCCCCTGCCGGGAGGGGGTGGCGGGCTTCATGGTGAACCTCTTCGCCAAGATCGGCACCGGCCAGGGGGAGGAGGAGGACGTGGAGAACCTGGAAAACCTCCTGGACCTCATCGAGGGGCGAAGCTTCTGCCCCCTGGCGGACGCGGCGGTCTGGCCGGTGCGGGGCTCGCTTAAGCACTTCAAGGACCAGTACCTGGCCCTGGCCAAGGAGAAGAAGCCCGTGCCCCGGGTCAGCCTCTGGAGGTGA
- a CDS encoding NADH-quinone oxidoreductase subunit A, giving the protein MAPISEYLNILVYLAAALFIGVAALLVGALLGPKKPGRAKLMPYESGNDPAGEVRRFPVHFYVVAMLFILFDVEVAFLWPYAVSAKGLGLYGFLGMVGFTLLLFVGFLYEWWKGVMKWH; this is encoded by the coding sequence TTGGCGCCCATATCCGAGTATCTGAACATCCTGGTCTATCTGGCGGCGGCCCTCTTCATCGGGGTGGCGGCCCTCCTGGTGGGGGCCCTTCTGGGCCCCAAGAAGCCGGGGCGGGCCAAGCTCATGCCCTACGAGTCCGGGAACGACCCCGCGGGGGAGGTCAGGCGGTTTCCCGTCCACTTCTACGTGGTGGCCATGCTCTTCATCCTCTTTGACGTGGAGGTGGCCTTCCTCTGGCCCTACGCCGTGAGCGCGAAGGGGCTGGGCCTCTACGGCTTCCTGGGGATGGTGGGCTTTACCCTCCTCCTCTTCGTGGGCTTCCTCTACGAGTGGTGGAAGGGGGTGATGAAGTGGCACTGA
- a CDS encoding NADH-quinone oxidoreductase subunit C, with amino-acid sequence MRLSLVLEEAGQKGFQVEDNGLGNLWVVLPREVFKAQMARYKELGFNYLADVVGIDYLDYPDPRPERFAVVYELVSLPGYKDGDGSRFFVRVWVPEKDPRLPTVTDLWGSANFLEREVYDLFGIVFEGHPDLRKILTPEDLEGHPLRKDFPLGETPTLFREGRFIVPAEFRAGLTGKSPGMTLYRGGSRKGYRSLWADLQKMKEGR; translated from the coding sequence ATGCGGCTGAGCCTGGTGCTGGAAGAAGCGGGGCAGAAGGGGTTCCAGGTGGAGGACAACGGCCTGGGCAACCTCTGGGTGGTCCTGCCCCGGGAGGTCTTCAAGGCCCAAATGGCCCGTTACAAGGAGCTGGGGTTCAACTACCTGGCGGACGTGGTGGGCATAGACTACCTGGACTACCCCGACCCCAGGCCCGAGCGGTTCGCCGTGGTCTACGAGCTGGTCTCCCTGCCCGGCTACAAGGACGGAGACGGGAGCCGTTTCTTCGTCCGGGTCTGGGTGCCGGAGAAGGACCCCAGGCTCCCCACGGTGACCGACCTCTGGGGGAGCGCCAACTTCCTGGAGCGGGAGGTCTACGACCTCTTCGGCATCGTCTTTGAGGGCCACCCCGACCTCCGGAAGATCCTCACCCCGGAGGACCTCGAGGGCCACCCCCTGCGCAAGGACTTCCCCCTGGGCGAGACCCCCACCCTCTTCCGGGAGGGGCGGTTCATCGTGCCGGCCGAGTTCCGGGCCGGCCTGACCGGCAAGAGCCCGGGGATGACCCTGTACCGGGGCGGGAGCCGCAAGGGGTACCGGTCGCTTTGGGCTGACCTCCAGAAGATGAAGGAGGGGCGATGA
- a CDS encoding NADH-quinone oxidoreductase subunit J family protein encodes MSGLEVLALLLLLGTGALVVTLKNAIHAALALILNFLVLAGVYIALDARFLGFIQIIVYAGTIVVLFLFVIMLLYAAQGDVGFDPLVGSKPLAALLSLGAAALFYLSLSGLSLGQGKDLQGGLPQALGPLLYGDWLFALLGVGFLLLVATVAAVALVQPQRPLDALKPEEKEKEVMR; translated from the coding sequence ATGAGCGGCCTCGAGGTCTTGGCCCTCCTCCTCCTTTTGGGAACGGGGGCGCTGGTGGTCACCCTGAAGAACGCCATCCACGCCGCCTTGGCCCTCATCCTCAACTTCCTGGTACTGGCCGGGGTCTACATCGCCCTGGATGCCCGCTTCTTGGGCTTCATCCAGATCATTGTCTACGCCGGGACCATCGTGGTCCTCTTCCTCTTCGTGATCATGCTCCTCTACGCGGCCCAGGGGGACGTGGGCTTTGACCCCCTGGTGGGCTCCAAGCCCCTGGCCGCCCTCCTGAGCCTGGGGGCGGCGGCCCTCTTCTACCTGAGCCTCTCGGGCCTCTCCCTGGGCCAGGGGAAGGACCTCCAAGGGGGGCTTCCCCAGGCCCTGGGCCCCCTCCTCTACGGGGACTGGCTCTTCGCCCTTTTAGGGGTGGGCTTCCTCCTCCTGGTGGCCACGGTGGCCGCGGTGGCCCTGGTCCAGCCCCAAAGGCCCCTGGACGCCTTAAAGCCCGAGGAGAAGGAAAAGGAGGTGATGCGGTGA
- the nuoE gene encoding NADH-quinone oxidoreductase subunit NuoE, whose amino-acid sequence MGFFDDKEEFLREVFSQYPPEGRRSAIMPLLRRVQQEEGWIRPERVEEIARLVGTTPTEVMGVASFYSYYQFVPTGKYHLQVCATLSCKLAGADELWDHLTETLGIGPGEVTPDGLFSVQKVECLGSCHTAPVVQVNDEPYVECVTRARLEALLEGLKAGKRLEEIELPGKCGHHVHEVEV is encoded by the coding sequence ATGGGCTTCTTTGACGACAAGGAGGAGTTCTTGCGGGAGGTCTTCAGCCAGTACCCGCCCGAGGGGCGCCGCTCGGCCATCATGCCCCTCCTCAGGCGGGTGCAGCAGGAGGAGGGCTGGATCCGGCCCGAGCGGGTGGAGGAGATCGCGCGCCTGGTGGGCACCACCCCCACCGAGGTCATGGGGGTGGCGAGCTTCTACAGCTACTACCAGTTCGTCCCCACCGGGAAGTACCACCTCCAGGTCTGCGCCACCCTCTCCTGCAAGCTCGCGGGGGCGGACGAGCTCTGGGACCACCTCACCGAGACCCTGGGGATCGGCCCGGGGGAGGTGACGCCCGACGGGCTTTTCAGCGTGCAGAAGGTGGAGTGCCTGGGAAGCTGCCACACCGCCCCCGTGGTCCAGGTGAACGACGAGCCCTACGTGGAGTGCGTGACCCGGGCGAGGCTCGAGGCCCTTTTGGAGGGCCTTAAGGCGGGGAAGCGGCTTGAGGAGATAGAGCTTCCCGGCAAATGCGGCCACCACGTGCACGAGGTGGAGGTATGA